One window of Chryseobacterium indologenes genomic DNA carries:
- a CDS encoding MBL fold metallo-hydrolase: MKIIPLKEGNFSASKTKDFTLLTEENFDKVGGIKMSVQPFLIITENDYILLDAGIGWKNESGTTVISEILKRENIHPDQITKLLLSHLHKDHIEGAVTVTDNDFEATFPNAQIYIQKRELDFAMENKGNPSFDFTILEQLIQLPDIIWMDGDQGQITDEISYEVVGGHTPFMQVFWIRENGETAFYGADDLPQASYLKYHVAYKSDFDGRKAMELRLKWEKEAKENRWKVLLYHDLERAVIEI, from the coding sequence ATGAAAATCATTCCGCTCAAAGAAGGCAATTTCTCGGCAAGTAAAACCAAAGACTTCACTCTTTTAACAGAAGAAAATTTTGATAAGGTTGGTGGAATCAAAATGTCTGTACAGCCTTTTCTTATCATTACTGAAAATGATTATATCCTTTTGGATGCAGGAATTGGCTGGAAAAATGAGTCCGGAACAACTGTTATTTCAGAAATTTTGAAAAGAGAAAATATTCATCCTGATCAAATTACGAAGCTCTTGCTCTCCCATCTCCACAAAGATCATATTGAAGGTGCAGTAACCGTTACAGATAATGATTTTGAAGCCACTTTTCCGAATGCTCAGATTTATATCCAGAAACGTGAGCTTGATTTTGCGATGGAAAATAAAGGCAATCCTTCTTTTGATTTTACTATTCTGGAACAGCTGATTCAACTGCCTGATATTATATGGATGGATGGAGATCAGGGGCAGATTACAGATGAGATTTCCTATGAAGTAGTGGGCGGACACACTCCATTTATGCAGGTTTTTTGGATCAGGGAAAATGGAGAAACGGCTTTCTATGGGGCTGATGATCTTCCACAGGCCTCTTATCTGAAATATCATGTAGCCTATAAAAGTGATTTCGATGGCAGAAAAGCAATGGAACTACGCCTTAAATGGGAAAAAGAGGCAAAGGAAAACCGCTGGAAAGTTCTTCTTTATCACGATCTGGAAAGAGCCGTAATAGAAATTTAA
- a CDS encoding alpha/beta hydrolase, with protein MQLTPKITQILNHLEKIQPFNPQSSLDGARKYLETMSFQLSGKKESVAMIEELEIVQENHQISVRIYRPNGKDIQNSSAIIYIHGGWFIAGGYETHDAVVRKLANKTGSVVIFVDYRLAPEHPFPAGLNDSLDSIKWVIENAESLGIDPDKIGIIGDSAGAALATAVSTEIGKHLKFQVLIYPAVDNQLNSKSWETYENGPVLNKQGGIEAWDWYLPKEEKDNPLAIPVLIKDFKETPPTLVILAEHDPLLDDGKQLSENMKNAGVTLTTSLYKDMVHGFMHMGEILEEVQSAIGEMAVFAHRNLNSVEEKV; from the coding sequence ATGCAATTAACACCTAAAATAACACAGATTTTAAATCATTTAGAAAAAATACAACCTTTCAATCCGCAGAGTTCCTTAGACGGAGCCCGTAAGTATCTTGAAACAATGTCCTTTCAGCTTAGCGGTAAAAAAGAATCCGTTGCAATGATTGAAGAGTTGGAGATTGTACAGGAAAATCATCAGATTTCTGTTCGGATTTATCGTCCTAACGGAAAGGATATTCAGAATTCATCGGCTATTATTTATATTCATGGAGGCTGGTTCATCGCTGGAGGATATGAAACCCATGATGCTGTAGTCCGTAAACTGGCTAATAAAACCGGATCTGTGGTTATTTTCGTAGATTACCGTCTTGCTCCGGAACATCCTTTTCCCGCAGGCTTAAACGATTCTCTTGACAGTATAAAATGGGTTATAGAAAATGCAGAATCTTTAGGAATTGATCCTGATAAAATAGGAATTATAGGAGATAGCGCTGGCGCAGCATTGGCTACGGCTGTTTCTACTGAAATAGGAAAGCATCTTAAGTTTCAGGTATTAATTTATCCTGCAGTCGATAATCAGCTCAATTCAAAGTCGTGGGAAACTTATGAAAACGGGCCGGTTCTTAATAAGCAGGGCGGGATTGAAGCATGGGATTGGTATCTTCCCAAAGAAGAAAAAGATAATCCTTTGGCAATTCCTGTCTTAATAAAAGATTTTAAAGAAACTCCACCCACTTTGGTGATTCTTGCAGAGCATGACCCTTTGCTTGATGATGGGAAACAGCTTTCTGAAAATATGAAAAATGCAGGCGTTACACTTACAACAAGTCTTTACAAAGATATGGTCCACGGATTTATGCATATGGGAGAAATTCTGGAAGAAGTACAGTCTGCAATAGGTGAAATGGCTGTTTTTGCTCACCGAAATTTAAATTCTGTAGAAGAAAAAGTATAA
- a CDS encoding Crp/Fnr family transcriptional regulator yields MITESLLISFGAETRTYQAGETIFHEKDFPAHYYQIEKGKIKLNNYTEDGKEFIQNIFSDGHSFGESLLFVDRPYPMNAVAIEDSVIYKMSKQNFLDLIKSNPEISLNIYECLAERMYYKYIMFYNLSFQNPVAKLKLLMDYLKSYHEDKTPYSFQIPLTRQQLASLTGLCVETVIRTIKQMEKDQIVKIEKRKIHY; encoded by the coding sequence ATGATCACTGAAAGTTTATTAATTTCTTTTGGGGCGGAAACAAGAACTTATCAGGCAGGTGAAACAATCTTCCATGAAAAAGATTTTCCAGCTCATTATTACCAGATTGAAAAAGGGAAAATTAAACTCAATAATTATACGGAAGACGGGAAAGAATTTATTCAGAATATATTCTCGGATGGTCACAGCTTTGGTGAATCTCTGCTGTTTGTTGACCGGCCTTATCCCATGAATGCTGTAGCAATAGAAGATTCTGTCATTTATAAAATGTCAAAACAGAATTTTTTGGACCTGATCAAAAGTAATCCTGAAATTTCACTTAACATTTACGAATGTCTGGCTGAAAGAATGTACTATAAATACATCATGTTTTATAATCTTTCTTTCCAGAATCCGGTTGCCAAACTGAAATTGCTGATGGATTACCTGAAAAGTTATCATGAAGATAAGACACCTTATTCTTTTCAGATTCCTCTTACCCGCCAACAGCTGGCTTCACTCACCGGATTATGTGTAGAAACGGTTATACGCACCATAAAGCAGATGGAAAAAGACCAGATTGTGAAAATAGAAAAACGGAAGATTCATTATTAA
- a CDS encoding helix-turn-helix transcriptional regulator — protein MKNRKTEPNLEDLNQKILVQDEIMALAKANSPRLLNKFRLVHPDFFKKLSAIQPALKNSELIFCIYLKLNMTTKEIATCIFVTPKAIQNRKNRIRKKLNIPSEFDIYKWFNEI, from the coding sequence ATGAAAAATAGAAAAACTGAACCCAACTTAGAGGATTTGAACCAGAAAATTCTTGTACAAGACGAAATTATGGCCTTAGCCAAGGCAAATTCCCCTCGTCTGCTGAATAAATTCAGACTGGTTCATCCTGATTTTTTTAAAAAGTTATCTGCTATACAGCCAGCCCTTAAAAATTCTGAATTGATCTTTTGTATTTACCTTAAGCTCAATATGACTACGAAGGAAATTGCAACCTGTATTTTTGTGACCCCTAAGGCGATACAAAACAGAAAGAACAGGATCAGAAAAAAACTCAACATTCCTTCTGAATTTGATATTTATAAATGGTTTAATGAAATTTAA
- a CDS encoding MFS transporter, translated as MKKYAYIGCLGFIAVITTEFGVIGILPQVAEHYKISIDKAGYLLSAFALIIALTGPFMTLFTSGFDRKKIMLAAIFMFLITGFVSSFSPPFWLLMLVRILPAFLQPVYIATALSVAVSQADDRKKNELMGIVFNGVAIAMVTTVPFATWIAGLWSWEYSFMIQTAVSLIALAVIYFLLPPMPVKEKKTYGNQVRILKQPPFILSTLTNFFMITAWFSTYSYFADYLNKAKGMDTSMVSYMLLLFGLIGVAANGVAGKMLNKNIAGTTAIFLSGTILIPVLLYFSDGNLFATILVIGVWGFLYSPSFLNASAYMISSAPDSLEFANSLATSFGNLGVTLGTTIGGWIIVTKGVAYIPWIGVVFGILAFLMMILKSRVEKRSQVVSICQN; from the coding sequence ATGAAAAAATACGCATATATTGGATGTCTGGGATTTATAGCCGTTATTACAACAGAATTTGGCGTTATCGGAATTCTCCCGCAGGTTGCAGAACATTACAAAATAAGTATAGACAAGGCAGGGTATCTTTTGAGTGCTTTTGCATTGATTATTGCTCTTACAGGCCCTTTTATGACCTTATTTACATCAGGATTTGATCGTAAAAAAATAATGCTTGCAGCCATTTTCATGTTTCTGATTACAGGTTTTGTATCTTCATTTTCACCTCCTTTCTGGCTGTTGATGCTGGTTAGGATTTTACCGGCATTTTTACAGCCTGTGTATATTGCAACAGCTTTATCTGTGGCAGTTTCCCAGGCAGATGACCGGAAAAAAAATGAGCTGATGGGAATTGTATTTAATGGAGTAGCCATTGCTATGGTTACAACGGTTCCTTTTGCCACATGGATTGCGGGACTTTGGTCGTGGGAATATTCATTTATGATACAGACTGCAGTAAGTCTGATTGCTTTAGCGGTCATTTACTTCCTTCTTCCTCCAATGCCTGTGAAAGAAAAAAAAACCTATGGAAACCAGGTAAGAATCCTGAAGCAGCCTCCATTTATTCTGAGTACTCTGACTAACTTTTTCATGATTACTGCGTGGTTTTCTACTTACAGCTACTTTGCTGATTATCTGAATAAAGCCAAAGGAATGGATACATCAATGGTAAGCTATATGCTGCTGTTGTTTGGACTTATAGGAGTTGCAGCCAATGGAGTTGCCGGAAAAATGCTTAACAAAAATATTGCGGGTACTACGGCGATTTTTCTTTCCGGAACCATTTTAATACCTGTACTTTTATATTTTTCTGATGGAAATTTATTCGCAACAATTCTGGTAATCGGAGTCTGGGGATTTCTGTATTCACCAAGTTTTCTGAATGCATCAGCTTATATGATTTCTTCCGCACCGGATTCACTGGAGTTTGCCAACAGCCTGGCTACATCTTTTGGAAATCTGGGAGTAACGCTGGGAACTACGATAGGAGGATGGATCATTGTGACAAAAGGAGTAGCGTATATTCCCTGGATAGGTGTTGTTTTCGGGATTCTTGCATTTCTGATGATGATCTTAAAAAGCAGAGTTGAAAAACGAAGCCAAGTTGTTTCCATTTGTCAGAATTAA
- a CDS encoding S41 family peptidase, translating to MKKLYVGISLFTFLYSSAQKNDISVVLADITEKVKSHYIDKETYKKVDSLFQSDLKKGTLKDLNKKDFADLLTQKLRTTIKDEHFFVKYLENYTPEKQMSEKEKEKLNNEHNSLENFGFETVQRLPGNIGYINYKGFASPEASEKTLAATMDFVANTHSLIIDLRENGGGENGMLLLFLSYFFDQKKDLYTTYFRHNQKTVVDSTQPKVSGQKYLHKKIYILTSKNTFSAGEAVAYFLQQYKLAEVIGEKTGGAANPVDHFMVQNQYLLLVPAGKITALNTQKNWEHIGVIPDQEVKSEDALKMAHIKILKNIIASETKTELTLPEIKNLIYKLEQ from the coding sequence ATGAAAAAATTATATGTTGGGATTTCCCTTTTCACTTTCTTATATTCGAGTGCCCAGAAAAATGATATTTCAGTAGTGCTTGCTGATATTACAGAAAAAGTAAAAAGTCATTATATTGATAAAGAAACTTATAAAAAAGTGGACTCTTTATTTCAAAGTGACTTAAAAAAAGGAACTTTGAAAGACCTCAATAAAAAAGATTTTGCGGATCTTCTTACTCAAAAGTTAAGAACAACTATTAAAGACGAACATTTTTTTGTTAAATATCTCGAAAACTACACGCCTGAAAAACAGATGAGTGAAAAAGAGAAAGAGAAATTGAACAATGAACACAATAGTCTTGAAAATTTCGGGTTTGAAACAGTTCAGCGACTTCCGGGAAATATTGGGTATATCAATTATAAAGGTTTTGCCTCTCCTGAAGCCAGTGAAAAAACTTTAGCTGCCACCATGGACTTTGTTGCCAATACCCATTCTCTGATTATTGATCTCAGAGAAAACGGAGGTGGAGAAAACGGGATGCTTCTTTTATTTTTAAGCTATTTTTTTGATCAAAAAAAAGATCTTTATACCACGTATTTCAGACATAATCAGAAAACGGTTGTAGACAGTACCCAACCCAAAGTTTCCGGACAGAAATATCTTCATAAAAAGATCTATATTCTTACCAGCAAAAATACTTTTTCGGCCGGAGAAGCTGTAGCCTATTTTTTACAGCAATATAAGCTTGCTGAAGTAATTGGTGAAAAAACAGGGGGTGCTGCCAATCCTGTGGATCATTTTATGGTTCAAAATCAATATTTACTGCTTGTTCCGGCAGGAAAAATAACAGCTTTAAACACGCAAAAGAACTGGGAACATATAGGAGTGATCCCCGATCAGGAAGTGAAAAGCGAAGATGCTTTAAAGATGGCTCACATCAAAATTTTAAAAAATATAATAGCTTCAGAAACAAAAACAGAACTAACCTTACCTGAAATAAAAAATCTTATTTATAAATTAGAACAATAA
- a CDS encoding GNAT family N-acetyltransferase: MSSIIINTSSEKDLETLQNIGIQTFTETFAEDNTEEAMKKYLEESFNTEKIKAELNNPDSFFYIAWEEDNPVGYLKVNSGKAQTELQDETSLEIERIYVKKSHHGKKVGQLLYNQALETAKQLGKSYLWLGVWEENLRALQFYRKNGFVEFDKHIFRLGKKNRQI, translated from the coding sequence ATGTCATCAATTATTATCAATACATCCAGCGAAAAAGACCTTGAAACACTTCAGAATATTGGTATACAAACCTTCACTGAAACGTTTGCAGAAGATAATACTGAAGAGGCTATGAAAAAGTATCTGGAAGAAAGCTTTAATACTGAAAAGATAAAAGCAGAGCTGAATAATCCTGATTCATTTTTCTATATTGCCTGGGAAGAAGACAATCCGGTTGGTTACCTGAAAGTTAATTCCGGAAAAGCGCAGACAGAGCTTCAGGATGAAACCAGTCTGGAAATTGAAAGAATCTATGTAAAGAAAAGCCATCACGGTAAAAAAGTAGGTCAGCTTCTTTATAACCAGGCTTTGGAAACGGCTAAGCAGCTTGGTAAATCATACTTATGGCTTGGGGTTTGGGAAGAAAATCTGAGAGCTTTACAATTTTACAGAAAGAATGGATTCGTTGAGTTTGATAAGCATATTTTCAGGCTCGGGAAGAAGAACAGACAGATCTGA
- a CDS encoding chloramphenicol acetyltransferase, which produces MKIVDIENWNRKEHFEFFSKMASPYFGFTTEVDCTKAYDTAKEKGYSFFAYYFHKSMVAVNTIDELKLRIIDGQIIQFDTVHAGSTIGRPDGTFGFSFTPFSEDFETFNAALQEEIKGVHQTSGLRLSNERLGKDHVRHTTIPWNSFSAILHPTDFNTTESVPKIAFGRFNIREGRKYLPVSIEAHHGLADGIHLARYMEEFQRQLDQ; this is translated from the coding sequence ATGAAGATCGTAGATATAGAGAACTGGAACAGGAAAGAACATTTTGAATTTTTTTCTAAAATGGCAAGCCCTTATTTTGGATTTACAACGGAGGTAGACTGTACAAAAGCGTATGATACCGCAAAAGAAAAAGGCTATTCTTTTTTTGCCTATTATTTTCACAAGTCTATGGTCGCGGTCAATACCATTGATGAATTAAAACTAAGAATCATTGACGGCCAGATAATACAGTTTGATACCGTACATGCCGGCAGTACGATCGGAAGACCGGATGGTACTTTCGGATTTTCATTTACACCTTTCTCAGAAGATTTTGAGACCTTCAATGCAGCGCTTCAGGAGGAAATAAAAGGAGTGCATCAGACTTCAGGATTAAGATTAAGCAATGAAAGGTTAGGAAAAGACCACGTAAGACATACGACCATTCCATGGAATTCTTTCAGTGCTATACTGCATCCTACAGATTTTAATACTACAGAATCCGTTCCTAAAATTGCTTTTGGAAGATTCAATATCCGCGAAGGCAGAAAATATCTTCCGGTTTCTATTGAAGCCCATCACGGACTGGCTGATGGTATTCACCTTGCCAGATATATGGAAGAGTTTCAGAGACAGCTTGATCAGTAG
- a CDS encoding MFS transporter produces the protein MQESSSHGISRTVIWLMAVISGLVVANNYYNQPLLALISEELQVSESAASKISVLTQIGYALGLLLIVPLGDKFFRKKLILIDLFLVFGSLLWMTFATQLWMLYAASLLIGATSVIPQLFVPIAAELSSDKEKSANIGLVMSGLLLGILLSRFVGGIVGEVWGWRAMFGIAAGLMILVWLAVYKMLPELSPNFKGTYKELMRSVAHLARTQPVLQLASFRGAMAFGSMCALFTTLVFHMEKPPFNAGSSVVGSFGLAGAVGALAAAKVGKLQKYLDINRIILYSLLIVIGSWGFIYFAGETYWGLIVGVILVDLGVQSSHIMNQTNYFLIKSNAVNRLNTVYMVSYFIGGSLGTWLASVAWQKAQWTGVCFVGTVFGVLALIAHILFSKRVNRANAEM, from the coding sequence ATGCAGGAGAGTTCTTCCCACGGTATTTCCCGGACTGTTATCTGGCTTATGGCCGTTATTTCCGGACTGGTAGTCGCTAACAATTATTATAATCAGCCTTTACTGGCACTTATTTCAGAAGAACTTCAGGTTTCTGAGAGTGCGGCAAGTAAAATTTCTGTGCTTACCCAGATCGGTTATGCATTGGGACTGTTGCTGATTGTTCCGTTGGGTGATAAGTTTTTCCGTAAGAAACTGATTTTAATAGACCTGTTTCTCGTTTTTGGATCTCTTTTATGGATGACTTTTGCCACTCAGCTGTGGATGCTGTATGCGGCCAGTTTACTGATTGGAGCTACATCGGTTATTCCGCAATTGTTTGTTCCTATTGCAGCAGAACTTTCATCAGATAAAGAAAAATCGGCCAATATCGGATTGGTAATGTCCGGATTGTTGCTGGGAATTCTTCTTTCCCGTTTTGTAGGAGGAATAGTGGGTGAAGTCTGGGGCTGGAGAGCTATGTTTGGTATTGCGGCAGGATTGATGATCCTGGTATGGCTGGCAGTATATAAAATGCTTCCTGAGCTTTCTCCTAATTTCAAAGGAACTTACAAAGAGCTGATGCGTTCTGTTGCCCATCTGGCAAGAACACAACCTGTTCTTCAGCTGGCATCTTTCCGCGGGGCAATGGCATTTGGATCTATGTGTGCATTGTTTACAACTTTGGTTTTTCATATGGAGAAACCTCCCTTTAATGCCGGATCATCTGTTGTAGGAAGTTTTGGATTGGCAGGAGCTGTAGGAGCTTTAGCCGCCGCAAAAGTAGGAAAGCTTCAAAAGTATCTGGATATTAACCGCATTATATTGTATTCTTTACTGATCGTTATTGGAAGCTGGGGTTTTATTTATTTTGCCGGAGAAACCTATTGGGGGCTGATTGTAGGCGTTATTCTTGTTGATCTTGGTGTACAGTCAAGCCATATTATGAACCAAACCAATTATTTCCTGATCAAATCAAATGCAGTCAACAGGCTGAATACCGTTTATATGGTATCTTATTTCATCGGGGGATCACTGGGAACCTGGCTGGCTTCCGTTGCATGGCAAAAGGCTCAATGGACTGGGGTATGCTTTGTAGGAACGGTATTTGGGGTATTAGCCCTGATCGCTCATATTCTGTTTTCAAAAAGAGTAAATAGAGCAAACGCAGAGATGTAA
- a CDS encoding PPC domain-containing DNA-binding protein: protein MEVQNYKGNNWSARKAGSIYVVSLDNHSNIVETLTDFVRNQNIRAGEVTGIGAVSEATLRFFNPATKKYVDKTFTEQMEVTNISGNISEIEEKITLHLHITLGREDYTALAGHLLEAKIQGAAEFIIYPLDTRVVKIKNEEIGINLYNFEK, encoded by the coding sequence ATGGAGGTTCAAAATTATAAAGGAAATAATTGGTCCGCAAGAAAAGCAGGTTCAATATATGTGGTTAGTCTTGATAATCATTCCAATATTGTAGAGACATTAACGGATTTTGTCCGGAATCAGAATATCCGGGCAGGAGAAGTCACAGGAATAGGTGCTGTAAGTGAAGCCACACTCCGCTTTTTCAATCCTGCAACCAAAAAGTATGTTGATAAAACCTTTACAGAACAGATGGAAGTCACCAACATCTCAGGAAATATCTCTGAAATAGAAGAAAAAATAACCCTTCATCTTCATATTACGTTAGGAAGAGAAGATTATACCGCTTTGGCCGGACATCTTTTAGAAGCGAAAATCCAGGGTGCCGCAGAATTTATTATATATCCGCTGGATACCAGAGTCGTAAAAATTAAGAATGAAGAGATAGGAATCAATCTTTATAATTTTGAAAAATAG
- a CDS encoding helix-turn-helix domain-containing protein: MKVTFYKPMHSVLKDYIEGYYFIEKDDHQKPVKYLTFPDNYFIVSACQDVAVTQDKGWVEITRSSSENIVVDFVFRCSVPTEIFYRQSVNEVTVYFKPLGIYHFFNADKSEDLEQEILLSDFTDIMGTVLKESDRKIQIEILENYCLSKFRKRDLHLAYTILNDFETELSIEEIAAKNKITRQYVNKISQRYLAKPASEFRKIQRFRNVLISNKKSRNLTELSYEHLFYDQSHLIKDFKELTRISPGKFFENVDTDQNNVWLFI, translated from the coding sequence ATGAAAGTTACTTTTTATAAGCCGATGCATTCTGTTTTGAAAGATTATATTGAAGGATATTATTTTATAGAAAAAGATGATCATCAGAAACCTGTAAAATATCTTACATTTCCGGACAATTACTTCATTGTATCAGCATGTCAGGATGTTGCTGTTACACAGGATAAAGGATGGGTAGAAATTACCAGATCTTCTTCTGAAAATATTGTGGTTGATTTTGTATTCAGATGTTCTGTTCCTACTGAAATTTTTTATCGGCAATCGGTTAATGAAGTTACCGTTTACTTTAAACCATTGGGTATTTATCATTTTTTTAATGCTGATAAAAGCGAAGATCTGGAACAGGAAATCCTTCTTTCAGACTTTACAGACATTATGGGCACTGTTTTAAAAGAGTCTGACAGGAAAATACAAATTGAAATACTGGAAAACTATTGTCTTTCCAAATTCCGGAAGAGGGACTTACACCTGGCCTATACAATATTGAATGATTTTGAAACAGAATTGAGTATCGAAGAAATTGCTGCAAAAAATAAAATCACGAGACAGTATGTCAACAAAATATCTCAGCGGTATCTGGCTAAACCGGCCTCAGAATTCAGAAAAATACAGCGATTTCGTAATGTCTTGATTTCAAATAAAAAATCCAGAAATCTTACAGAACTTTCCTATGAACATCTGTTTTATGACCAGTCCCATCTCATTAAAGATTTTAAAGAGCTCACCAGGATAAGCCCCGGGAAATTCTTTGAGAATGTAGATACTGATCAGAATAATGTCTGGTTATTTATCTGA
- a CDS encoding DsbA family oxidoreductase gives MKIEIWSDVMCPFCYIGKNNFEQALSKLPFKDEVEVEWKSFQLDPTLDPNKTQDTIQYFREKKGVGEAQATQMLGQVTQMGKGAGIDFNFGKTLITNTFSAHKLLHLAKKYNKSNEMEEALFIAHFIDGKNVGDTEVLAALAESLGIDKEDAMQAVTTDQLDYEVNQDILEARNNGVSGVPFFVLNGKYAVSGAQPVETFENALQQTYKETVSPFKDLSGGSGASCDTDGCSI, from the coding sequence ATGAAAATAGAAATCTGGTCGGACGTGATGTGTCCGTTTTGCTATATTGGAAAAAATAATTTTGAACAGGCTTTAAGCAAACTGCCCTTCAAAGATGAAGTAGAAGTGGAGTGGAAGAGTTTTCAGCTGGATCCAACTTTAGATCCCAATAAAACTCAGGATACCATTCAGTATTTCAGAGAAAAGAAAGGAGTCGGCGAAGCTCAGGCTACTCAAATGCTTGGACAGGTAACTCAAATGGGAAAAGGAGCAGGAATTGATTTTAATTTTGGAAAAACTCTGATCACCAATACTTTTAGTGCTCATAAATTACTTCATTTGGCTAAAAAGTACAATAAATCCAATGAAATGGAAGAAGCATTATTTATCGCTCATTTTATTGACGGTAAAAATGTAGGAGATACAGAAGTTTTGGCAGCTCTTGCTGAAAGCTTAGGGATTGACAAAGAAGATGCAATGCAGGCCGTTACTACTGATCAACTGGATTATGAAGTTAACCAGGATATTCTTGAAGCAAGAAATAATGGCGTTTCCGGAGTTCCATTCTTCGTCCTGAACGGTAAATATGCTGTTTCCGGAGCTCAGCCTGTAGAGACTTTTGAAAATGCACTTCAGCAGACTTATAAAGAAACTGTAAGTCCGTTTAAGGATCTTTCCGGTGGCAGCGGAGCTTCCTGTGATACTGACGGATGTAGTATTTAA
- a CDS encoding nucleosidase, with amino-acid sequence MIKINNETHYSIDDTLFVFALDSEAGTVFDDKNKLITGIGKVNAAIELTKEIHARKPKLIVNLGSAGSKAFHKGEVVCCTKFIQRDMDVRGLGFKLYETPLSGVPPVLEYGLKMDVLKEGICGSGDSFEMNHSETDYNIVDMEAYPLALIAQKENIQFLCLKYISDDAGSDAADDWSVQVHLASEAFKKILFS; translated from the coding sequence ATGATAAAAATTAACAACGAAACGCACTATTCAATTGACGATACCCTTTTTGTTTTTGCATTAGATTCCGAAGCAGGAACTGTTTTTGATGATAAAAATAAATTAATTACAGGGATCGGAAAGGTAAATGCAGCGATAGAATTAACCAAAGAAATTCACGCAAGAAAACCTAAACTGATTGTGAACTTAGGTTCTGCAGGAAGTAAGGCATTTCACAAAGGAGAAGTGGTATGCTGTACAAAGTTCATCCAGAGAGATATGGACGTAAGAGGGCTTGGATTTAAACTCTATGAAACACCATTATCCGGAGTACCTCCGGTATTGGAATACGGCCTTAAGATGGATGTCTTGAAAGAAGGAATCTGTGGCAGCGGTGACAGTTTTGAAATGAATCACTCTGAGACAGATTATAATATTGTAGATATGGAAGCTTATCCACTGGCATTGATTGCTCAAAAGGAAAATATTCAGTTTTTATGTCTGAAATATATTTCTGATGATGCAGGAAGTGACGCAGCAGACGATTGGAGCGTACAGGTACATCTGGCTTCCGAAGCCTTTAAAAAAATACTGTTTTCATAA
- a CDS encoding winged helix-turn-helix transcriptional regulator, translating to MGKLKENSTNNINRQYIQGCDLSYAVCKIGGRWKLIILNKLKDEKLRFSELRNSISGITERMLTLQLRELEKESLVKRTVHAEVPPRVDYELTDIARELIPIWKQLDEWGGKHREMMQAQETTEA from the coding sequence ATGGGAAAGCTAAAAGAAAATTCGACCAATAATATCAACAGACAATATATACAGGGATGTGATCTGAGTTATGCTGTATGCAAAATCGGAGGCCGGTGGAAACTGATTATTTTAAACAAGTTAAAAGATGAAAAATTACGTTTCAGCGAACTTAGAAACTCTATTTCAGGAATCACGGAAAGAATGCTTACGCTGCAGCTGAGAGAGTTGGAAAAAGAAAGCTTAGTAAAAAGAACTGTTCATGCAGAAGTTCCCCCAAGAGTAGATTATGAGCTTACTGATATTGCAAGAGAACTGATTCCTATATGGAAACAGCTTGATGAATGGGGAGGAAAACACAGAGAAATGATGCAGGCACAGGAAACAACCGAAGCGTAA